In uncultured Bacteroides sp., the following proteins share a genomic window:
- a CDS encoding acyl-CoA thioesterase has product MERLNFKHTVPIQLRFNDFDALGHVNNSVYFSFYDLGKTTYFKDVIPNMSSNKEVGVVIANIQVNFILPVYPNENVAVQTAVVEIGNKSFKLFQQLIDVDTNEVKCICQTVMVGFDAKTKATRTISDEWKKAMIDFEGRGDLVKAV; this is encoded by the coding sequence ATGGAAAGATTAAATTTTAAACACACCGTTCCAATTCAATTACGTTTTAATGATTTTGATGCATTAGGACATGTGAATAATTCGGTTTATTTCTCATTCTATGATTTGGGAAAAACAACTTATTTTAAGGACGTTATACCAAATATGAGTTCAAATAAGGAGGTTGGTGTAGTAATAGCCAACATACAGGTCAACTTTATTTTACCTGTATATCCGAATGAGAATGTTGCTGTGCAAACGGCTGTTGTAGAAATAGGGAATAAGAGTTTTAAATTGTTTCAACAGTTGATTGATGTTGATACAAACGAAGTGAAATGTATTTGTCAGACAGTGATGGTTGGTTTTGATGCGAAGACTAAAGCCACCCGAACTATTTCTGATGAATGGAAAAAAGCAATGATAGATTTTGAGGGCAGAGGAGATCTTGTGAAGGCTGTCTGA
- a CDS encoding NADP-dependent malic enzyme translates to MAKITKEAALLYHSQGKPGKIEVVPTKPYSTQTDLSLAYSPGVAEPCLEIERDPQTAYDYTAKGNLVAVISNGTAVLGLGDIGAVAGKPVMEGKGLLFKIYAGIDVFDIEVNEKDPEKFIEAVKAIAPTFGGINLEDIKAPECFEIETRLKAELDIPVMHDDQHGTAIISSAGLLNALEVAGKKIEDVKIVVNGAGAAAVSCTKLYLALGARKENIVMLDSKGVISTERTKLDESKKFFATSRTDIHTLDEAIKGADVFLGLSKGNILSQDMVRSMADTPIVFALANPVPEITYEDAMAARPDVLMSTGRSDYPNQINNVIGFPYIFRGALDTRASAINEEMKLAAVKAIAALAKLPIPEIVNEVYNVSNLTFGPEYFIPKPVDPRLITEVSMAVAKAAMESGVARKPIEDWDAYKKHLRELMGYESKLTSQLYDMARTDPKKVVFAEGGHPNMLKAAVEAKSEGLCFPILLGNEERIEKLAKELDLNLDGIEIVNLRHDSETERRDRYAHILTEKRAREGANYDEATDKMFERNYFGMMMVETGEADAFITGLYTKYSNTIKVAKEVIGIQEGFNHFGTMHILNSKKGTYFLADTLINRHPDTETLTDIARLAANTVRFFNQTPVMALLSYSNFGSDPVGSPAKVHEAVRLMQDRYPDLAIDGEMQVNFAMNKNLRDAKYPFTRLLGKDVNTLIFPNLSSANSGYKLIQAMSDTELIGPIQMGLNKPIHFTDSESSVRDIVNITAVAVIDAIVVAKTKNAK, encoded by the coding sequence ATGGCTAAAATTACAAAAGAAGCGGCTTTGCTCTACCACTCACAGGGAAAGCCCGGTAAAATCGAGGTAGTACCTACCAAACCCTACAGTACACAAACTGACTTATCTTTGGCATACTCTCCCGGAGTTGCAGAACCTTGTCTGGAAATTGAAAGAGATCCGCAAACAGCATATGACTATACAGCTAAAGGAAACTTAGTGGCTGTAATATCTAACGGAACTGCTGTCTTAGGACTTGGAGATATAGGTGCCGTTGCCGGAAAGCCTGTAATGGAAGGTAAAGGATTACTCTTTAAGATATATGCAGGAATCGATGTTTTCGATATCGAAGTAAATGAAAAAGATCCCGAAAAGTTTATTGAAGCTGTTAAAGCTATCGCCCCAACTTTCGGAGGAATTAATCTGGAAGATATCAAAGCGCCTGAATGTTTTGAGATAGAAACACGTTTGAAGGCAGAGCTTGACATTCCGGTGATGCATGACGACCAACATGGTACTGCAATTATTTCCAGTGCAGGATTACTTAATGCACTTGAGGTAGCAGGAAAGAAGATTGAAGATGTGAAGATCGTTGTAAACGGTGCCGGTGCAGCTGCAGTTTCTTGTACTAAATTATATCTTGCACTTGGAGCACGCAAAGAAAATATTGTAATGCTTGATAGTAAAGGTGTTATTTCTACCGAACGTACAAAATTGGATGAATCAAAGAAATTCTTTGCAACTTCACGCACCGACATCCATACATTGGATGAAGCTATTAAAGGTGCCGACGTATTCTTAGGATTATCTAAAGGGAATATATTATCTCAGGATATGGTTCGCTCCATGGCAGATACTCCAATTGTTTTTGCATTGGCAAATCCTGTTCCTGAAATTACATACGAAGATGCAATGGCAGCTCGCCCAGACGTATTGATGTCAACAGGACGTTCAGATTATCCAAACCAGATTAACAATGTAATTGGCTTCCCTTATATATTCCGCGGTGCTCTTGATACTCGTGCAAGCGCTATTAATGAGGAAATGAAACTGGCAGCTGTTAAAGCAATCGCTGCTTTGGCAAAATTACCTATACCTGAGATTGTAAATGAAGTATATAATGTATCCAACCTTACTTTCGGTCCGGAATACTTTATTCCAAAACCAGTTGACCCACGTTTGATTACTGAAGTTTCAATGGCTGTTGCTAAAGCTGCCATGGAATCAGGAGTAGCCCGTAAACCAATCGAAGATTGGGATGCTTATAAAAAACATCTGCGTGAACTGATGGGTTATGAATCTAAGCTGACCAGTCAACTTTATGACATGGCTCGTACCGATCCTAAAAAAGTTGTTTTTGCAGAAGGCGGACATCCAAACATGTTGAAAGCTGCCGTTGAAGCTAAAAGCGAAGGCCTTTGCTTTCCTATCTTATTAGGGAACGAGGAACGCATTGAAAAACTGGCAAAAGAACTGGATTTGAATCTTGATGGGATTGAAATTGTAAATCTTCGTCACGACAGTGAAACAGAACGTCGTGATCGTTATGCACACATCCTGACAGAGAAGCGTGCCCGTGAAGGTGCCAACTACGATGAAGCAACCGATAAGATGTTTGAACGCAACTATTTTGGTATGATGATGGTGGAAACCGGAGAGGCTGATGCTTTTATCACCGGTCTATATACTAAATACTCAAATACAATTAAGGTTGCAAAAGAAGTTATTGGTATCCAGGAAGGATTTAATCATTTCGGAACAATGCACATTTTAAATTCTAAAAAAGGTACATACTTCTTAGCAGATACTTTGATTAACCGTCATCCGGATACAGAAACATTAACTGACATTGCAAGGTTAGCAGCTAACACGGTTCGTTTCTTTAATCAAACTCCGGTAATGGCTCTGTTGTCATATTCAAACTTTGGTTCTGATCCTGTAGGTAGTCCGGCTAAAGTGCACGAAGCTGTAAGACTGATGCAAGATAGATATCCGGATTTAGCTATAGATGGAGAAATGCAGGTAAACTTTGCAATGAACAAAAATCTTCGTGATGCGAAATATCCATTTACAAGATTACTTGGCAAGGATGTAAATACATTAATATTCCCTAACCTAAGTTCTGCAAACTCCGGCTATAAATTAATTCAGGCAATGAGTGATACTGAATTAATCGGCCCTATCCAAATGGGTCTGAACAAACCAATTCACTTTACCGATAGTGAAAGTTCTGTTCGTGATATTGTTAACATTACTGCAGTAGCAGTTATCGATGCAATTGTTGTTGCTAAAACAAAGAATGCTAAATAA
- a CDS encoding NADP-specific glutamate dehydrogenase, translating into MNANQVLENLQRRFPNEPEYHQAVEEVLSTIEEEYNKHPEFEKANLIERLCIPDRVFQFRVTWMDDKGYVQTNMGYRIQHNNVIGPYKGGIRFHSSVNLSILKFLAFEQTFKNSLTTLPMGGAKGGSDFSPRGKSSAEVMRFVQSFMLELWRHIGPETDVPAGDIGVGGREIGFMFGMYKKLAREFTGTFTGKGREYGGSLIRPEATGYGNIYFLMEMLKAKGTDLKGKSCTVSGSGNVAQYTIEKVIELGGKVVTCSDSDGYIYDPNGIDREKLNYIMELKNLYRGRIREYAEKYGCKYVEGAKPWGEKCDIALPSATQNELNGDHARTLVANGCMAVSEGANMPSTPEAIKVFQDAKILYAPGKAANAGGVSVSGLEMTQNSIKLGWGAEEVDAKLKSIMQSIHEACVKYGTEADGYVNYVKGANVAGFMKVANAMMAQGIV; encoded by the coding sequence ATGAATGCAAATCAGGTATTAGAAAATCTTCAAAGAAGATTTCCTAATGAACCAGAGTATCATCAAGCAGTGGAAGAAGTGCTTTCCACTATTGAAGAAGAGTACAACAAACATCCCGAATTTGAGAAAGCAAACCTAATTGAACGTCTCTGTATTCCAGACAGAGTATTTCAATTCAGGGTAACCTGGATGGACGATAAAGGTTATGTCCAGACTAATATGGGTTACCGTATTCAGCACAACAATGTGATAGGTCCTTACAAGGGAGGTATCCGCTTCCACAGTTCTGTAAATCTTTCTATCCTAAAATTTCTTGCATTTGAACAAACATTCAAGAACTCACTGACTACATTGCCTATGGGTGGTGCAAAGGGTGGTTCAGACTTCTCTCCTCGTGGAAAGTCAAGTGCAGAAGTTATGCGTTTTGTACAATCATTCATGCTTGAATTATGGCGCCACATTGGTCCGGAAACAGATGTACCTGCCGGAGATATAGGTGTAGGTGGACGTGAAATTGGTTTCATGTTCGGAATGTATAAGAAACTAGCTCGTGAATTTACCGGTACATTCACAGGTAAAGGACGCGAATACGGTGGTTCATTAATTCGTCCTGAAGCTACCGGTTATGGCAACATCTACTTCCTTATGGAAATGCTAAAAGCCAAAGGAACAGATTTGAAAGGCAAAAGCTGTACAGTTTCCGGTTCAGGTAACGTAGCTCAATATACAATTGAGAAAGTTATCGAATTGGGTGGTAAAGTGGTTACCTGCTCTGATTCTGACGGATATATTTACGATCCGAATGGCATTGACCGTGAAAAGCTTAACTACATAATGGAACTTAAGAACCTTTATAGAGGACGTATCCGTGAATATGCAGAGAAATATGGCTGCAAGTATGTAGAAGGAGCTAAACCTTGGGGTGAAAAGTGCGACATTGCTCTTCCATCTGCAACTCAGAACGAATTGAATGGAGATCATGCCCGTACATTGGTTGCAAACGGATGCATGGCTGTTAGTGAAGGTGCAAACATGCCTTCTACTCCGGAAGCAATCAAAGTATTCCAGGATGCTAAAATTCTTTATGCTCCAGGCAAAGCAGCTAATGCTGGTGGTGTTTCTGTTTCTGGTCTTGAAATGACGCAGAACTCTATCAAGTTAGGATGGGGCGCAGAAGAAGTTGATGCTAAATTAAAGAGCATCATGCAAAGTATTCATGAAGCATGTGTTAAATATGGAACTGAAGCCGACGGATATGTAAACTACGTAAAAGGTGCAAACGTTGCAGGTTTCATGAAAGTTGCAAATGCTATGATGGCTCAAGGCATTGTATAA
- a CDS encoding prolyl oligopeptidase family serine peptidase has translation MKKMTLILACGMIAANTFGQKTKITYPITKKDNIVDTYFGVKVSDPYRWLENDTTKETAAWVKAQNKVTSTYLAKIPFRNKLKERLTNLANYEKIGAPFKKNGKYYFYKNNGLQNQSVLYVQSSLDSQPEVFLDPNKLSEDGTVALTGISFSKDGKYFAYTVSRSGSDWREIYVMDIATRKLLNDHIQWAKFTGASWQGDGFYYSAYDAPVAGKEFSNINENHKIYFHKIGEPQSKDVLVYQNSKYPKRFYSASVSEDQRILFIFESGEGRGNALFMKDLTKADAPIEQLASDFNYEYTPIEVIGNQIFLSTNYGAPKSKVMVADIASPKLENWKDLIPESASVLSGAEVIGGKLMLTYDKDASNHAFLYSTDGKLLHEVKLPSLGSVGFSSDKDDNIAFYSFTSFTFPGAIYKYNVETNESTLYCAPKVDFNPEEFVTEQVFYPSKDGTKIPMFLTYKKGLKRDGSNPIFLYGYGGFNISLNPGFSTTRIPFLENGGIYAQTNLRGGGEYGEKWHLAGTKMQKQNVFDDFISAAEYLIAKKYTNKQKIAIVGGSNGGLLIGACVNQRPDLFKVAIPEVGVMDMLRYHKFTIGWNWASDYGTSEDNKEMFEYLKTYSPLHTFKKGITYPAILVTTADHDDRVVPAHSFKYAATLQAASNGKNPALIRIDSKAGHGSGKPISKVLEEQADIYSFIMYNMGMKPKF, from the coding sequence ATGAAAAAAATGACGCTAATTTTAGCATGCGGAATGATTGCAGCAAACACTTTCGGACAAAAGACAAAAATTACCTACCCGATTACAAAGAAAGACAACATTGTTGATACCTATTTCGGTGTAAAGGTCTCAGATCCTTATCGCTGGTTGGAAAATGACACAACTAAAGAGACAGCAGCCTGGGTAAAGGCACAAAACAAAGTAACGTCAACTTATCTGGCAAAGATTCCTTTCCGAAACAAACTGAAGGAAAGACTCACCAATCTTGCCAATTACGAAAAGATTGGTGCACCATTTAAGAAAAATGGGAAATACTATTTTTATAAGAATAATGGTTTGCAGAACCAAAGTGTTCTCTATGTACAGAGCTCATTAGACTCGCAGCCAGAGGTCTTTCTTGATCCAAACAAGTTATCGGAAGACGGAACCGTAGCCTTAACAGGAATCTCTTTTTCCAAAGACGGCAAATACTTTGCTTATACTGTTTCCAGAAGTGGTTCTGATTGGAGAGAAATCTATGTAATGGACATTGCCACCCGTAAATTACTTAACGATCATATTCAATGGGCTAAGTTTACAGGAGCATCCTGGCAAGGAGACGGCTTTTACTACAGTGCGTACGATGCACCTGTAGCAGGAAAAGAGTTCTCAAATATCAATGAAAATCATAAAATCTATTTTCATAAAATTGGAGAACCACAATCAAAAGATGTGCTGGTATATCAAAATTCCAAATATCCAAAACGCTTCTATTCGGCCAGCGTAAGCGAAGATCAACGTATTCTTTTCATCTTTGAATCAGGAGAAGGACGCGGGAATGCTCTTTTCATGAAAGATCTTACAAAAGCGGATGCTCCGATAGAACAATTAGCTTCAGATTTTAATTACGAATACACTCCTATTGAAGTTATAGGTAATCAAATCTTTTTATCCACCAATTATGGTGCACCTAAAAGCAAGGTCATGGTGGCTGATATTGCTTCACCAAAACTGGAAAACTGGAAAGACTTAATTCCGGAATCAGCTTCTGTTCTTTCAGGAGCAGAAGTTATAGGAGGTAAATTAATGCTGACTTACGACAAAGATGCTTCAAATCACGCATTTTTATATAGCACTGACGGCAAACTTCTTCACGAAGTTAAACTACCGTCACTGGGTTCTGTAGGATTTAGCAGTGATAAGGATGATAATATTGCTTTTTACTCTTTCACCTCTTTCACCTTCCCCGGAGCTATTTACAAATACAATGTTGAGACTAATGAGTCAACTTTGTATTGTGCTCCAAAAGTAGATTTTAACCCGGAAGAGTTTGTTACCGAACAAGTATTCTATCCAAGCAAGGACGGAACAAAGATTCCAATGTTCCTGACTTACAAGAAAGGGTTAAAAAGAGACGGTAGTAACCCTATTTTCCTTTATGGTTACGGAGGATTCAACATCAGCCTCAACCCAGGCTTCTCAACTACACGTATTCCTTTCCTTGAAAACGGAGGCATTTATGCACAAACAAACCTTCGTGGCGGTGGCGAATATGGTGAAAAATGGCACCTGGCCGGAACAAAGATGCAAAAGCAGAATGTATTTGATGACTTTATTTCAGCAGCAGAATATCTCATTGCAAAGAAATATACTAATAAACAAAAAATTGCAATTGTTGGAGGATCAAATGGCGGACTGCTTATCGGAGCCTGTGTAAATCAGCGTCCGGATTTATTCAAGGTTGCTATTCCTGAAGTGGGAGTTATGGATATGCTACGTTACCACAAATTCACCATTGGTTGGAACTGGGCAAGTGATTACGGCACCAGTGAAGACAACAAAGAGATGTTTGAATACCTGAAAACTTACTCTCCGCTTCATACTTTTAAGAAGGGAATCACCTACCCCGCCATTCTGGTTACCACAGCCGATCATGACGACCGTGTAGTTCCGGCTCACTCCTTCAAATATGCTGCAACCCTTCAGGCTGCAAGCAATGGAAAGAATCCTGCCCTGATACGTATTGACAGCAAAGCTGGTCACGGGTCTGGCAAACCAATAAGCAAAGTTCTGGAAGAGCAAGCAGACATTTACTCATTTATCATGTATAACATGGGGATGAAGCCAAAATTCTGA
- a CDS encoding SagB/ThcOx family dehydrogenase, translating to MKRSLFLMALFMLISCTNAQELKPIKLNVPDLNRGEKIMKAFANRKSTREFSDKMLSQQDLSDLLWAANGINRSKEGKRTAPSARNKQDIKVYVCMAEGSYLYNASTSTLDPISSGDVRPVKAPVCLILVSDTDQTWGALDAGIVSQNISLFCSGIGLATVVRATMDAAELKKALKLTGTQTLLLNHPVGYFK from the coding sequence ATGAAAAGATCCCTATTTTTAATGGCGTTGTTCATGTTGATTTCATGTACTAATGCACAAGAACTTAAACCAATTAAGTTAAATGTACCTGATTTAAATCGTGGAGAGAAAATAATGAAAGCTTTTGCTAATCGTAAATCTACCCGTGAATTCTCAGATAAGATGCTTAGTCAGCAAGATCTTTCAGATCTTCTTTGGGCAGCAAATGGTATAAACCGTTCTAAAGAGGGAAAAAGAACAGCTCCTTCTGCACGCAACAAGCAGGATATAAAAGTTTATGTTTGTATGGCTGAAGGTAGTTATCTATATAATGCGTCAACCAGCACTTTAGATCCTATAAGTAGTGGAGATGTTCGTCCGGTGAAGGCTCCGGTATGTTTGATTCTGGTTTCGGACACTGATCAAACTTGGGGAGCACTTGATGCTGGAATTGTTTCGCAGAATATATCTTTGTTTTGCTCTGGAATTGGATTGGCTACTGTAGTTCGTGCTACAATGGATGCTGCTGAATTAAAGAAAGCATTGAAACTGACAGGAACGCAAACTCTCTTATTAAATCATCCCGTAGGTTATTTTAAGTAA
- a CDS encoding PEP/pyruvate-binding domain-containing protein: MLSKLKLNQLYFRDTTFVNLMTRRIFNVLLIANPYDAFMLEDDGRIDEKIFNEYAALSLRYPPRFTQISSEEEAWTELENMQYDLVICMPSTDNSDFFATGRMIKEKYPQIPIVILTPFSHGVRRRIANEDISAFEYVFCWLGNTDLLVSIIKLVEDNMNLEHDVAEVGVQMILLVEDSIRFYSSVLPNLYKFILQQSQEFATEALNDHQKTLRMRGRPKIALAKNYEEAIELYNKFQNNVLGVITDVRFPRNGKRDAMAGIKLCAEIRKKDPFVPLIIQSSETENQVYATRYSASFVDKNSKKMDVDLQRIVSDNFGFGDFIFRNPETNQEIAKVRNLKDLQNIIFAVPSESLLYHISRNHISRWLYSRAMFPVAEFLRQITFDKVVDIDVYRKIIFDSIVKYRKMKNQGVVAIFKRDRFDRYSNFARIGEGSLGGKGRGLAFIDNMVKRHLEFDEFENAKVAIPKTVVLCTDIFDEFMETNNLYQVALSDVDDDTILKYFLKAKLPERLIEDFFTFFDVVKSPIAIRSSSLLEDSHYQPFAGIYSTYMIPYLDDKYEMLRMLSDSIKAVYASVYFSDSKSYMQATSNVIDQEKMAVILQEVVGNQYGDRYYPSMSGVARSLNYYPIGDEKPEEGTVNIALGLGKYIVDGGMTLRFSPYHPNHVLQTSEVDIALKETQTRFYALDLKNVGQNFSIDDGFNLLKLPVKEAEQDGSLRYIASTFDPYDQVIRDGIYPGGRKLITFANILQHDVFPLSRILQLAMKYGEKEMRRPVEIEFAATMSTEMDKSGTFYLLQIRPIVDSKEMIDENLSLISKEDTLLGSNHALGHGIMNDIYDVVYVKTDHYSASHNQDIAYEIEKLNKEFLEKKKNYILVGPGRWGSSDTWLGIPVKWPHISAAKVIVEAGLTNYRVDPSQGTHFFQNLTSFGVGYFTINSYMNDGVYDQAFLNEKEAVSETKYLRHIHFDKPLIVKIDGKKNIGIVMKPQEL, from the coding sequence ATGCTGAGTAAACTTAAATTGAACCAACTATATTTTAGAGATACAACTTTTGTCAACCTGATGACAAGAAGAATATTTAACGTGCTGCTTATTGCTAATCCTTATGATGCGTTTATGCTGGAAGATGACGGACGTATTGACGAGAAGATCTTTAACGAGTATGCTGCATTAAGTTTACGTTATCCACCCCGGTTCACCCAAATATCTTCTGAAGAAGAGGCCTGGACGGAATTGGAAAATATGCAGTACGATTTGGTAATTTGTATGCCAAGTACTGATAATAGTGATTTTTTTGCTACCGGACGTATGATAAAGGAGAAATATCCGCAAATTCCAATTGTGATTCTTACTCCTTTCTCTCATGGAGTGAGAAGACGCATAGCAAATGAAGATATAAGTGCATTTGAATATGTTTTCTGCTGGTTGGGGAATACTGATTTACTTGTTTCTATCATAAAACTGGTAGAAGATAATATGAATCTGGAACACGATGTGGCGGAAGTTGGCGTACAGATGATCCTGTTAGTAGAAGATTCTATTCGTTTTTATTCATCAGTTTTGCCTAATCTCTACAAATTTATATTGCAGCAATCTCAGGAGTTTGCCACAGAAGCTTTGAACGATCACCAAAAAACCTTACGTATGCGGGGACGTCCTAAAATAGCTCTGGCAAAGAATTATGAGGAAGCAATAGAACTTTATAATAAATTTCAGAACAATGTGCTGGGAGTTATCACAGATGTGAGGTTCCCCCGAAATGGGAAGAGAGATGCAATGGCGGGTATTAAGTTATGCGCGGAGATTCGTAAGAAAGATCCGTTTGTTCCACTGATTATTCAATCTTCTGAAACGGAAAACCAGGTTTATGCAACTCGTTATTCAGCTAGCTTTGTAGATAAGAATTCCAAGAAGATGGATGTAGACCTGCAGCGGATTGTTTCTGATAATTTTGGATTCGGAGATTTTATATTCCGTAATCCGGAAACTAATCAGGAAATAGCTAAAGTTCGTAATTTGAAAGACCTTCAGAATATTATTTTTGCTGTTCCCAGCGAATCATTATTATATCATATTTCACGAAATCATATCTCCCGTTGGCTTTATTCCCGGGCTATGTTTCCTGTGGCTGAGTTCCTTCGTCAGATTACTTTTGATAAGGTGGTGGATATTGACGTGTACAGGAAGATTATTTTTGATTCGATAGTGAAATATCGGAAAATGAAGAATCAGGGAGTAGTGGCTATATTTAAACGTGATCGTTTTGACCGTTACTCTAACTTTGCTCGTATTGGCGAAGGTTCATTGGGAGGAAAGGGCAGGGGACTGGCGTTTATTGACAATATGGTGAAACGTCATCTTGAATTTGATGAGTTTGAAAATGCGAAAGTGGCTATCCCAAAAACGGTTGTTCTCTGCACTGATATTTTTGATGAGTTTATGGAAACTAATAACTTGTATCAGGTGGCACTTTCTGATGTGGATGATGATACTATTCTGAAATATTTTCTGAAAGCTAAATTACCTGAACGGTTAATTGAGGATTTCTTCACTTTCTTTGATGTGGTAAAGTCACCTATAGCTATACGCTCGTCAAGTTTGCTTGAAGATTCTCATTACCAGCCTTTTGCTGGTATTTATTCTACGTATATGATTCCTTATCTGGACGATAAGTATGAAATGCTTCGTATGCTTAGTGATTCTATTAAGGCTGTTTATGCTTCGGTTTATTTCAGCGATAGCAAGTCTTACATGCAAGCCACCTCAAATGTTATTGATCAGGAAAAGATGGCGGTTATTTTGCAGGAAGTTGTTGGTAATCAGTACGGAGATCGATATTATCCTTCTATGTCAGGTGTGGCAAGGTCATTGAATTATTATCCAATTGGAGATGAGAAACCTGAAGAGGGAACTGTAAACATTGCATTGGGACTTGGAAAGTACATTGTAGATGGAGGAATGACACTGAGATTTTCTCCCTATCATCCTAATCATGTGTTGCAAACCAGTGAAGTAGATATTGCGTTAAAAGAGACTCAGACCAGGTTTTATGCCTTGGATCTCAAGAATGTTGGTCAGAACTTTTCTATTGATGACGGTTTTAATTTATTGAAACTTCCGGTTAAGGAGGCTGAACAGGATGGGTCACTACGATATATTGCTTCAACATTTGATCCTTATGATCAGGTTATTCGAGACGGAATTTATCCGGGCGGGCGAAAACTGATTACGTTTGCAAATATCCTTCAGCATGATGTTTTTCCGTTGTCACGCATTCTTCAGTTGGCTATGAAGTATGGTGAGAAAGAGATGAGACGACCTGTGGAAATTGAATTTGCCGCAACAATGAGTACGGAAATGGATAAGTCGGGGACGTTCTATTTGCTGCAGATTCGTCCTATTGTAGATAGTAAAGAGATGATTGATGAGAATTTGTCATTGATAAGCAAAGAAGATACGTTACTTGGTTCTAACCATGCTTTGGGGCATGGAATTATGAATGATATTTATGATGTGGTTTATGTAAAGACTGACCATTACAGTGCCTCTCACAATCAGGATATTGCCTATGAAATTGAAAAACTGAATAAAGAATTTCTGGAAAAGAAAAAGAACTATATCCTGGTTGGACCCGGAAGATGGGGCTCTAGTGATACCTGGCTCGGAATTCCGGTTAAATGGCCGCATATCTCTGCTGCAAAAGTTATTGTAGAAGCAGGCTTAACGAATTACCGAGTTGATCCAAGTCAGGGAACGCATTTCTTTCAGAACCTCACATCGTTTGGAGTTGGTTATTTTACCATTAATTCGTATATGAATGATGGGGTTTATGATCAGGCTTTCCTGAATGAGAAAGAGGCTGTGTCTGAAACCAAGTACCTTCGTCATATACATTTTGACAAACCACTGATAGTGAAAATTGATGGAAAGAAGAATATAGGAATAGTAATGAAACCCCAGGAATTATAA